The window TTTGGGAGaaatgatgaaaaaaatatattaggaaGAAGGAAGAATATATGTGAGAATGGTGAAAGCAATATAAATGAGTGAGTAGGCCGGAAATATATGAAACCTgatgaataaaaaattgattaatcctttcaaaataaatgatttaaattttcagttatttaatgaaaatcaaaaataaattattcaatcATTTTCTAGTTTGtctataaatttcattccttccttttatattataataagttttaaagtgaatataaaatagattcagaaaaaaaaaaccaaaaatcaaaTCTTCTTGTGATAAACTAATGCATcttgaatttattaaatattcgtGATTTCTCGATTCATCATGTTCAGATATCATGAGTGACTCTAATATGCAgtgtttgtttaaaaaaataatttaagtcTGATAACACGATGAAATTAACTTGGAAAAAGAATGATGGGCAACGATTTTTCattgaaaaatttataaaatgatgactatttacttaTAGATGTGATATGATATGTATATGAGTTCGAGTTGAATATGAACCGCAGATcatattcgggtaggatcatattatgaaaaattatataagacCGAATTTGAGCGGGTATAGATGTGTTCGTAttctggatcatatattatacgggttTAATTTTTCCGTtagatttggatcgttttcaaaacagATATGaaacatgtatcatattttcgagtcgGATATAAGCTGGGACACCGGATAATCCGTATCAATTCACGGCTGTAGAATTCACCCACATGCTAGGCTGTTAACCATAAGTTACTTTCTAAAATTTGTGTAAGTTAAGTTTATCGAACTCGATTGAACATGTCACTGTTAAATAGGTGAGGGTTTTATCTGAATACgaatttttctaaaatcatagattaaaatattattttataaatcaaatcgAAATATAACACATATGTATGTAAATTATTTGTTAAGAGATAAAGCATGTATGTAAATCGTTgtgaattaataaaaaatatagtaaaaaaaGGATCTGGAGGAAGACTCATCAATCGAAAATCAACTTATAAACCGAAGAGATTACATGGGTGTTTGGCAAACTGGACTTATTGCTTATTTGAAAGAGAAGTCACTCCAACTTATTTACGTATCGTTTGGCAACCCAAGAGAAGCACTTAAAATGAGGcttaaaaaccctaaaaaaaaagttagaaaACCTAGTTTTTTTTGGGTTTGAAgtttattataacaaaataagtcACAAGTACCCAAACACTTTTTAgcaataaatcatttttttttaagttaagccGAACGACCCCTACATGTGAGAGACTATAATTTAATTATGGGTCATGATTATACATGGGAGTTTAGATTAGAAGCGCAATTTTTAGTTGcacttgaatttaattttcatcTGATCGTATCTATGATATTTTCAATTTCACATATAATATTCACTTATATGTTAGagttattttcaatattttttgtctcaatatttgatatttatgatgtcTGAACTAGTTGATCTCAAGATATCTCTTACATTTGCGTATTTTAACTTTTACCAACTTGTTTTCAGATATTTATACAACTGGTAATTTTCTTTGAAAATTCTGATATTAGATGCGGATATTCAGGACATTCCCACTCACAAACGATTCCACCCTTCGTACATGCATTATTGATTTGTACTAAGACACCTTCCAGAATCGTAAAGATTATgtcaatttgtttatttttaatcaatacCGGTATTTTATTAAGGGATTTTCCATGGTGtacccaagggcacacaatagtccctaactccaataaaaataactcattttgattggtggatgaataataaatgataatgaCCCCTCTGCATTCATATCAACTCCACCCCTCAAAACAaaccatttttatagaatttaatgtttaatgtgGGCCCTTaagcacacattagaaagaccgttttATTAAAACCACGTACCAAAACAAGCATCGATAGCAGCGTAGTCTACACTTTTCACATGATTCCGGATACTACCACAATTTATAGAATTTTCGAGAGAGCTGAAATGCTTCTTCCAATTATTACCAAGTCATTTCTGGATGCTTCTTCCAGTTTATTATGCATTACCGGTATGACTTGTGTGTCAATAATATCCGTTAATTAACAGTATCgatcataattcataaataaGAAAAACACATTATCCCTTCGTCATCATGTATATACTGAGGGATGAGTatactttaatatttttataaaatacagtTCTATaacctatttttaaaatttaataaaaattagaataaattacaaaattattatttatattaaaatatgtacgAAACGGCGAAAAtagaatataaaattcaaaggAGGCTGAGTAGAACTGAACAGAGCTTGGACGCCCCAGCAAGCTACACGTACATGGTGCCTTGTCGTCACAAATACGCCACGTATTAGGGATTCTGTTTTATCGAAAATATCGCAGGAGGGGCATAATGGTCAGACCAAATAAGATTATTACAAGCACAAGATAATGCGGGAGCAAAACGAGATGATGAGTACAAGTAATGCTACATAATCTCCTCAAGCTGATCCACTTACCTTTTTTCACTGCGGTTTCTAAAACACACTAGCCTTTCCTCTAATAGCTGCTCATCACCAGGGAGAGATGAAGATACAGTGTAACGTGTGTGAGGCGGCGGAGGCGACGGTGCTGTGCTGCGCCGACGAGGCGGCGTTGTGTTATGGTTGCGATGAGACCGTCCATGCAGCTAACAAGCTGGCTAGTAAACACCAGAGAGTTTCTCTCACTAACTCCTCATCTCCTATGCCCAAATGCGATATTTGTCAGGTTAACCGTGTCATTATTGATTAAGTCcgatattattttgattaatctgATTATCACTCTTTTAAAGTCACAATTTgatagacttttttttttttactcctGTTTAATCCATCAATTACGAATAGAATATAAATAACCAAGCATACACTTTCCTGTCAACTGAATTTAAACAATTGGATTTATATACACGGGAAATGAAGATGTGATTTTGTGGATATTATAACCTAGTGATTAGTGTGAAGCGTCTTAGTGTAGAAGCTCATACTGATCTAGTAGCACGGAGTCAAATTCGATCAGTTggctaaaattaaataaagatcCCCTTGTTTGAACAAGCTTCCCGTGTGAGATTAAATTCTGTGGAGTGTGaccaataaaattgataaaatggATAAAAACAATATATTCATCTGATGATTTTTATTAGTCAGGACTCATGAAGGGATAATTATTCGTTTCATCTTATTACTTTTGAGTATGGGGTACATAGCACAGCTTCGAGTGTCACTGAAGTGTCCTTGAGAGATTTTTTTAGGTTCACATTTTTTCGGTGTTCAACATTTAGATCGAATCTTTGTTTTCTCATTGTGGTGTTCAAATATGCTTCAATGTACAGGAAACAGTTGGATATTTCTTTTGTCTGGAAGATCGTGCTTTGCTATGCAGGAAATGTGATGTCTCCATACATTCGATCAATGCCCATGTTTCAGCTCATCAACGCTTTCTGCTTACTGGAGTGAAGGTGGGACTTGAACCTACTGAACGTAGTGCGCCATCTTCTTCAGGAAAGTCTCAGTCCCCTGACAAAGTTACTGAAACAGAGTCAAGGCCATTGTCTAAAAAGAATAACGACGTGGCTTTGGAAGGTCAAAAGAACAGTGTACATTTCCAAGTTGGCGAAGTTGGCGAGGTGGCACCGACCAATTCGTCTTTTGGTGGAGGGTCTGATTGTGGAAGCTTTCAACAATGGCAATTAGATGAAATATTTGGAGTAAACGATCTCAATCAGAATTACAACTATATGGACAATGGGTCATCCAAGGTATATGGTCTATAAACCTGTACCATAACTTATCTTGTTTATTATACTATTGCATTGCTTTCAGCGTGAGTTTTTGACTCCGGGGATAGGTATGGGTGTAGATAAAAATTCATCAGTTGCTGTGACAAGCAGCCTTGCTAATCTCTGACATTTATAAATCTGGAAAAGTTACTAATTTCTTTTCCCTTGTGCCTAATTCTAACCCATGTATCTATATGGTTAATCCTAACAGGCAGATAGTGGCAAGTTTGGAGAGTTGGATTGCTCAGCTATATTACTGGCAGCTGATCTCGATTTAGATAGTGATGACTGCTTAGGTCATGTTCCTGAAACAGCATGGGATGTGCCAGAGCTACCATCGCCTCCAACAGCTTCAGGACTTCACTGGCCAGATACCTATCAGCATCAGGTGGAAATTACACCTGCATTTGTCCCTGATGTATGTTACTCAACCAGACAATATCAGTATCAAGATCAGCACATGGTAAACAGTTTAAAGCGCAGAAGGCCCTAGTTTACTTTCCTCTTCCGAGTCCTGTAGAAGTGCTGCCATAACATCACTCAGTTGTGCTGCTACTTCCAGACTGTTTTCTGACGCGTCTATGGTTGGTGAAGGAACTTGTATCGTAGGCATAGCTTTTTCGAGCCTCTACTTTTTGAAGTATAGACAAATGTATGTTAACAGCTTGTAGTAGTTTGCCCTCTTCGGTCGTTGAGCCATCAACTCCCTACCTTTCCAAGGACAGGGTACTAAAATTGCCAGACTTGGGACTTCGATCGGTAGGATATCTATGTATGAACCGGCTGTCATAGCAGTTACAACTGGGTTTGTGAAATATAATAACCACTGCATGTGGCAGTTGGTCTAAGCAAGTTTACTTGATATTTGTCATAGACTTTGGAGTTTCTAAAAAGTCGATGTTATATAATTTGTGTTTTGGAACAAAAACCAATCTTTGTGCGAGGTTCTCACCATAAGGTGCTTGAAAATATGACCAAAGGGTAGAAAGAATGTTATAAGCgatttttcatataatattgGGAGCAGCATCCCTATTAACCATGTAGCAGTAACAGGATTCCTTTCCTTTGACACTTGAAATATGCGTTTCTGAGTTCTAAAATCACAATAAAATTCAGCACATTCCTAAGTTGATAACTCGATGACATAAAAACTATGATGTGCACCAAAATGAATAGGGCTCTCCTGGTACATTCATCAGAGAGCCGAGAGAATTTAGTATATCGTACAACAGAATGACCGAGCAGTTGTATAACCTAGAAGCAGCTTGGTTGGCTCATGCTGTAGATGGATCTGCAGATGTTTTTCCCGCAGAAACTGCAGAATGGACGGCAACACAATACGATTAAACTTGATCCAGGTAATATATTTAGAACACTAAATATCGGCAATCAAATTGTAATTTTACATGTCATACGGGTAATATCAGCAAATTCTGCCAGCTCCTAAAATATCATTGCTGCTGTGCAAATAGACTAGAATTCCAATCATGGcagtcaaattaaaatttacatgtCATTTTGGTAATATCAGCAAGTTCTGCCAGCTTCTAATATACCATTGCTGCAGTGCAAATAGATGTACTAGTTTTGCAGTACAAGTTGCTTAATCACGATTGCTAGAATGCTTCCAATGGATATATTGATGACATTGACAACATCGTTGTTGAGCTGCAAGTTGATGAGCAATGGATTGATTAGACAATATTATGTTCCTTGAAGGTTTCAGCGTGACAAGACAATATGAAGATAATGATGGCTTGGCTTAAGGTGCAGGGAAATATTGAGAATCAGAATTAAACTTACCCATCCAAACCCTTCTTTGTCCTGGAGTGCAGCACCTATCAGGCTT of the Daucus carota subsp. sativus chromosome 4, DH1 v3.0, whole genome shotgun sequence genome contains:
- the LOC108219159 gene encoding B-box zinc finger protein 22; this translates as MKIQCNVCEAAEATVLCCADEAALCYGCDETVHAANKLASKHQRVSLTNSSSPMPKCDICQETVGYFFCLEDRALLCRKCDVSIHSINAHVSAHQRFLLTGVKVGLEPTERSAPSSSGKSQSPDKVTETESRPLSKKNNDVALEGQKNSVHFQVGEVGEVAPTNSSFGGGSDCGSFQQWQLDEIFGVNDLNQNYNYMDNGSSKADSGKFGELDCSAILLAADLDLDSDDCLGHVPETAWDVPELPSPPTASGLHWPDTYQHQVEITPAFVPDVCYSTRQYQYQDQHMVNSLKRRRP